CGGCATCGGCGGGGCGATGACCGCGCCCATTTCGGCGAGCGCCGTCATAGTCCGCAGATGGCCCAGGTGCAGCGGCGTCTCGCGGACCATCAGCACCAGCCGCCGGCCCTCCTTGAGCACAACGTCGGCGGCCCGGGTCAGCAGGCTGGAGGTGACGCCGGTGGCGATCTCGCTCATCGTCCGAACCGAGCAGGGCGCGATGATCATGCCGCGGGTCCGGAAGCTGCCCGAGGCGATGGATGCGCCGACATCGCCGACCTTGTGCACGACGTCCGCCCGGGCGGCGACGTCGGCGGGAGTCAGATTCGCTTCCTGGGCGAGGGTCAGGGCCGCTGATTTCGACATGACCAGATGACTTTCGACACCCAGGTCACGACAGGCGTCGAGGGCGCGCAGACCCAGCCAAACCCCGCTGGCGCCAGAGATTCCGACGATCAACCGCCCCTTTTGCGCCATCCGACCGGTCCAACTTCCCAGTTATGTGAACAGACTTCCCGTCATCTCGGGTGTTCACTTGAGTGTGTATAGATAGCCAAGGAGGCGAAATACCATGGCCTTGGAAGCCCGTCTGCGGGAGCTCGACAGCCGCCACAGGAAACTGGACCGGACCATCGAGCAGGAACTGACGCACCCGGCGTCCGACGATATCAGGATCGCGGAACTCAAACGGCAGAAACTACGCCTCAAGGAAGAGATCGAAGGCCTGAAGGCTCGAACTCACTAGAATACGGAAAACCCCTCCACCGGTTGTCGGTGGAGGGGTTTTCTCATTCAGTCCAACGCCTGAGGCGAGGATCAATCCTCGTCGTCGTCGTCGTAGTCGACGGCCGGGCCGGTGTTGGCGAAGACGTTCTTCAGATCGACGTCGCCGCCGCGATCGTCTTCTTCCTCGTACACGGGTTCCGGTTCGACCTGGGCCTCACCGGCCGGGCTGAGCGAGGGGCCGTCGCTGACGATGCCCTTCTTGAGGTCGTCCTTGGCCTTCTTGTCGGCGGCCTTGCGGACCACGGCGTCCAGCTCGATCTGGCCGACGAGGCCCAGGGTCACCGGATCGACGGGCTTCAGGTTGGCGCTGTTCCAGTGGCTGCGGTCGCGGACCGCCTCGATGGTCGACTTGGTGGTGCCGAGCAGCTTGGAGATCTGGGCGTCGGTGACTTCCGGGTGGTTGCGCACGAACCAGGCGATGGCGTCCGGACGGTCCTGGCGACGCGACACCGGGGTGTAGCGCGGGGCCTTCTTCTGCGGCTTC
The nucleotide sequence above comes from Caulobacter sp. NIBR1757. Encoded proteins:
- a CDS encoding UbiX family flavin prenyltransferase — encoded protein: MAQKGRLIVGISGASGVWLGLRALDACRDLGVESHLVMSKSAALTLAQEANLTPADVAARADVVHKVGDVGASIASGSFRTRGMIIAPCSVRTMSEIATGVTSSLLTRAADVVLKEGRRLVLMVRETPLHLGHLRTMTALAEMGAVIAPPMPAFYAKPQSIEEMVDQSVGRALDGFGLDWAPVKRWGEDLKAIRSEG
- a CDS encoding DUF465 domain-containing protein — translated: MALEARLRELDSRHRKLDRTIEQELTHPASDDIRIAELKRQKLRLKEEIEGLKARTH
- a CDS encoding cell cycle transcriptional regulator TrcR translates to MAEPILMPKATAVWLVDNTSLTFEQIADFCGLHPLEVRGIADGEVARDIRGADPITNGQLNREELDKATANSKYRMQVQKSRHAELLKPQKKAPRYTPVSRRQDRPDAIAWFVRNHPEVTDAQISKLLGTTKSTIEAVRDRSHWNSANLKPVDPVTLGLVGQIELDAVVRKAADKKAKDDLKKGIVSDGPSLSPAGEAQVEPEPVYEEEDDRGGDVDLKNVFANTGPAVDYDDDDED